Genomic segment of Lentimicrobium sp. L6:
ACTCTAGTTCTAAAACTGCTGAAATAGGTATTGCTTTCACCGACCCTATGTATCGCGGTTATGGTTGTATGCAAAAGCTATGGACTTATTTAATTGATGATGTTGCAGCTAGCATGAAATTGTTTGGTGTTTTTGCTATGGCGGTTTGTTCTCATCCTTATTCACAAAAGGCTTGTCATAAGATGCAATTATTAGATACTGCTTTATTGGTTTCAAGGGCTCCAGTTTTAGGTTTTGAAAGCATAGAGGTGGAGGAAAAGCAAAGAGAAAGTTTAATGATTGCGTTTCGAGTTCTGAACCAACCTGAAAAGGTGACTTTCTATGTTCCAAAGCATCATAAGAAAATGGTTCTGGCTATTTCGAAGCAATTGGGATTGAATGCTGTTATTGCTAAACATCCTCTTTTTTCTTTTGATAGCAATCATACCTATTCTAACTTGGAGGTTTCTAATGATGATGTATTTAAAGTTTCAAATATTGTGCTTAATCATATAGGTAGAGATATAAAGCAGGTATTTGAAGAGAACCTACAAAAATTAAAAAACGCTCGATATGAATCTATTTATCTATTCTTAGATTTGGCAGATTATCATACTGAAAAATATACCTCTTATTTTGAAAGTAAAGGATTTTTCTTCGCAGGAATCATGCATAAAGAAAATAGGATGAATTTGGTTTTACAATATTTAAATAATCAGGATTATCATTTTGCTAGTTTACAAATTGCTTCTGATTTTGGTCAGGTGTTGGCAAATTATGTAGAGGCTGAATATGAAAAGAATAGAATTTAGAAATTTTTTAGTCTTAGTTAATAAAATAGAAAGCTGAATATGAAAAATTACCGCTAAATATTAAAATCTATTTAAAGAATTAGCGTGAATAATTATGATATGAAAATGTCATAAGCTGCTTTTGCTTGATGAAATAACCATTTTTCTCCTGAGATAAGTGTAAATTCTTTTTCTTTTTGGAAAGGGATAAATTGAGAATTTGGATAAATAGCATCCAAGATGATATGATGGTTTTGTAGATGTGAAGTTTGAATTAAGCTGAAAGGACTCGGAACAGTATTTATTATGAGATGAAACTCTTCAATATTGATGTTTTCTTTGGAATTCATTGAAAAATCTTCAGCAAGACTTTTGGCTTTAGAGTAGGTGCGATTAAGGATAGTAGTATTTACATCAATAGAATTCATGGCAAAGGCTGCTGCTCTAGCTGCACCACCTGCACCAATGATTAAACAATTTTGAATTTCTGAGACAGCGATTACTTCCTTAATGGAATTCAAAATCCCAAGATAATCAGTATTGTCTCCATACCATTGCATCTCTTTTTTGAACACGGTATTTACGGCTCCTATGCTTTTTGCCGAATCCGATAATTCATTAAGAAATGGAATGATGTTTAGTTTAAACGGAGCAGTTACATTAAAGCCATCATAAAGATGCTGTAGCTCCTTTAATTCTTCAATTTGCTCTAGCTCAATTTTCTCGTAAACTCCATTTATCCCATTCTCCTCAAAGAATTCTTTAAACAAAACAGGACTTTTTGAATGAGCGATTGGATTTCCTAAAACGGCTAATTTTATTGATTTCCCTCCTCTATAATTCATATAGGCCTTTTGAAAACCATCATAATCTAATTGACCTTTAGCAGTTGATTTACTTAAATCATAAGCTGTAAAAGTAAAGGCTCCTCCATTTAGAATACTTTTTATTCTACTTTCAGTTGCTAATTCACCCATGCCAAGACAAATGATATTTTGATGAGAATTCTGAGTCTTAATTAGTGTATCAATATCATCTGGACTATGAAGCAGTGTGGCAATCTTTATTAAATCGGCTTTAGAGGATGCCATTTTAGAAATCCTCTCATCTAGTATTTTTGGAGATGGAGTCTCATTATAATTATGGTAAGAGAGAATGAGTTGACAAGATGATTGAGAAAGAGGAGCATAAAGAGAAGGGAGCAATGTTCCATCATGTTCAAGATCGATGTCAATATAACTATAGTTTGATTCTATGGCCTTTAAATAGGCTTCTAATTGAATATCATCAGAAAAATTTCCGCCACGACACGTGAAAATTAGTGCATTATCTGTACTGCTTTTAATGGGTTCGATATCATCAATTCTTAGTTGACTCAAGTCGAATCGTAATTCTCCCAAACTTTTGATTTTCTCAACAACATCTATAGCTGCACTCAAATCATCTGTAAAAAAGCTTTCACAAACTCTTCCATCTAAACTTCTGTTCCTCATGCTGCAAATCTAGATACTTTTTGCTTTCCATTCCTCATTTTCTCGTATCCATAATTCCTTTATTCCTAAACGTCGAATCAGTTCTAAGGTATTTTGATATCCAAGGTCAATATCTGACAACTTGTGAACATCTGCATTCATCTGGAATTTTATATTTTTATTCTTGAGGATGTTCAAAAAGGAGAGGTGTGGGTAAGTAGTAGGTTGTTGTGATAATTTCAGTCCTTTAGTATTGATTTCAACAATCACATCTGATTGCTCCAATGTATTTGCAAAATCTTCCAATAGGTCTCCATACCATTTTTTGGATAAAATTGTGGGGTCATTTTTTAAGGCGTGGCTGATTATTTTATCTGGATGACCAATTACATCAGGAGCATCGTTTAGAATCATTTTTGTACTCAATTCAAAATAATGTTCCATAGCAGCTCTCAAATTATTATCGTAATGTTTGGCTAAACCATCAAGAAATTTTGAGTATGGGCCATCCATTTCAAATAATTCAGATATTGGGCCTTTGCCTATAAAGTGAATACTTCCCACTGTATAATCTAATAAATGTGCATAGGAGGAAGGACCTTGAACCTCATCAATAAAATCCACTTCAAGGCTTTTAAAGATTTCAATTCGACTGTTGTATTTTTCTTTAAGGCGATCTACTTCTTTCAAATATCCTTCGAGCATTTCAGCCTTCATATTCCAAACGCTTCCCCCAGGAATAGGAGCATGGGAGCTGAATCCATAAGATTGGTATCCTTTATCAATACAGGCGATAATATAATCTTCTAATTGATGAGCGCCATCACAATACTTGGAGTGGCTATGGTAATTATATGGAAAAGGAGAAGTCATATTTATCATATTTTAGAAGTAAAAAGGATTTGCTTAACTTTGACCGAAAATACGAAAAATGGAAGAACAGATTATAAAAAATGGAAAGTTACAGTGGGAGCCTGGAACTATGGTTTATCCCATTCCTGCTGTAATGCTGAGTTGTGGTGATCACAAGGATAATTATAATATCATTACCATCGCTTGGACCGGGACTTTGAATACCAACCCTCCCATGTTATATGCTTCCATTAGGAAGAATAGACATTCACATGAAATAGTTTCTAGAACTAAAGAATTTGTAATCAACTTAACCAATAAAGATTTGGCTTTTCAAACAGATTGGTGTGGTGTTAAAAGTGGAAAAGACTATGATAAATTTAAATCCATGAAGCTGACCCCTAGAAAAGGAGAAAAAGTAAATGCACCTATTATAGTGGAGTCTCCTGTAAATATTGAATGTAAGGTCACTGAAATAAGAGAACTGGGTACCCATGATATGTTTGTAGCTGAAGTAGTCAATATACAGGCAGATGAGAAATATTTAGATAAAAGAAGTGGCAGTTTTGAGCTATTCAGAGCAAATCCACTCGTCTACTCTCATGGCCATTATTATGAACTAGGCGATCATCTTGGTAAATTTGGTTTCTCGGTGATGAGCGAAAAGGCTAAAAAGAAACAGCCTCAGGTGAACTATAATAGGCGAAAATAATTATTAGCACAAATAATTGGTAGAATAGGTAGTATTGTGCAAAAGGCTTCAAGGTCGAAGTTTTTGCAGGTTTTAAATTCGGGAGTTTACAATAGTAAATGACTGGATTTGAAAGCAAAAAAGACGAAGAGATTGGCGCTTTTTGCAAATACTAAGAAAGCCTCCTCTAAAACGAATTAGAGGAGGCTTTTATATATTTAGAAATAAGTATTATTTCTTCTTCATTTGTTTAGGATCTAAACCTCTTTGTTTGGCCATATCTTCCATCTTTTGTTGGAATTTAGACTTCTTAACAGGCTTTTTCTTATTGGCTTGTAATTGTGCATGTATTTTATCCTCATTAATGGTCATTCTAATTAAGTACATTTGGAGGAAGGTGAACATATTAGCTAAGAAATAGTAATAACTCAAACCAGATGCATAGCTGTTAAACATTCCTAAGAACATAATAGGCATCATATACATCATGGTTTTCATACCTGGCATTTGATTAGAGCCAGTCCCCATCATATCATTATTTACTTTGGTGTAAATCAAAGTAGATATAGTCATTAATAATGTAAATAGACTTACGTGATCACCATAGAATGGGATTTCGAAGGGGAGATCTAAAATACTATCATAAGAAGATAAATCGTGAGCCCAAAGGAAAGATTTCTGTCTTAACTCAATAGAGGAAGGGAAGAAACGGAAAATTGCAAATAAGATAGGCATTTGCAATAGCATAGGAACACAACCCGCTAGAGGATTTACCCCCGCTTTTTTGTAAAGATCCATGGTGGCCTGTTGTTTCTTGACCGCATCTTTGTCTTTAAACTTCTCGTTTATCTCATCTATCTCTGGTTTTAAGACTCTCATCTTTGCAGAGGAGGTATAGGTTTTGTATGCGATTGGGAATAGTACCAGTTTCAATAAAAGCGTAAGAACTAAAATGACGATTCCATAATTCCATCCCCAGTGACCTAACCAGTCGAATACATTAATTACAATGTATTCATTAATCCATGCCAATAAGAAGAAACTCCATCCAATTGGGATTTGCTTTTCAAGTTCAAGGTCAAATGACTTTAATCTCTTAAACTCATTGGGACCCATATAAATCTGCATACCAAAATCCATATCCCTAGTATTACTCACCGGAATACCAAGAACAGTAGACATGGTCATTTCATATTTAGGATCGTTTGATGGCATATAATACTGATTGATCTCGCCATTCATGAAAGCCTTGTCAGCAATAATACTAAGACTAAAGAATCGTTGTTTAAAACTGACCCACTTTACCTTACTGGCTAATTTTTCTGCTTCTTCTTCATTGTCAGAAAGCCAATCTACATCATCCTGAAAGTATTTATAATAAATAGCAGAACCATTAAAGCGGTCTACAATTTTTTCTTGATTTCTAACATTGGCACTCCAGTTGAAGTCTATATATCCACTTCTACTATCCACCAAAGTTT
This window contains:
- a CDS encoding ATP-binding protein; the protein is MLREVKIHIPNAVESISISSASIKEYAHLVGFRRRDANKITQITEEVLKQIIKCFYLEEQVDEIIVHLEHITEGLRITINDHGIPMDVEKIQSCDDHDQQGFGMVRKMLHQYMNVVSFEAKGFAGNETIFEKHLKPKKQISETDEHSILQEELEHETHKDISVRLLDKEESNAISKLAYIAYHYSYPYELIYIPKKVQKEIERKHMFSAVGILGDDNKIISHTALVLSDSSSKTAEIGIAFTDPMYRGYGCMQKLWTYLIDDVAASMKLFGVFAMAVCSHPYSQKACHKMQLLDTALLVSRAPVLGFESIEVEEKQRESLMIAFRVLNQPEKVTFYVPKHHKKMVLAISKQLGLNAVIAKHPLFSFDSNHTYSNLEVSNDDVFKVSNIVLNHIGRDIKQVFEENLQKLKNARYESIYLFLDLADYHTEKYTSYFESKGFFFAGIMHKENRMNLVLQYLNNQDYHFASLQIASDFGQVLANYVEAEYEKNRI
- a CDS encoding bifunctional type I 3-dehydroquinate dehydratase/shikimate dehydrogenase, which encodes MRNRSLDGRVCESFFTDDLSAAIDVVEKIKSLGELRFDLSQLRIDDIEPIKSSTDNALIFTCRGGNFSDDIQLEAYLKAIESNYSYIDIDLEHDGTLLPSLYAPLSQSSCQLILSYHNYNETPSPKILDERISKMASSKADLIKIATLLHSPDDIDTLIKTQNSHQNIICLGMGELATESRIKSILNGGAFTFTAYDLSKSTAKGQLDYDGFQKAYMNYRGGKSIKLAVLGNPIAHSKSPVLFKEFFEENGINGVYEKIELEQIEELKELQHLYDGFNVTAPFKLNIIPFLNELSDSAKSIGAVNTVFKKEMQWYGDNTDYLGILNSIKEVIAVSEIQNCLIIGAGGAARAAAFAMNSIDVNTTILNRTYSKAKSLAEDFSMNSKENINIEEFHLIINTVPSPFSLIQTSHLQNHHIILDAIYPNSQFIPFQKEKEFTLISGEKWLFHQAKAAYDIFIS
- a CDS encoding histidinol-phosphatase → MTSPFPYNYHSHSKYCDGAHQLEDYIIACIDKGYQSYGFSSHAPIPGGSVWNMKAEMLEGYLKEVDRLKEKYNSRIEIFKSLEVDFIDEVQGPSSYAHLLDYTVGSIHFIGKGPISELFEMDGPYSKFLDGLAKHYDNNLRAAMEHYFELSTKMILNDAPDVIGHPDKIISHALKNDPTILSKKWYGDLLEDFANTLEQSDVIVEINTKGLKLSQQPTTYPHLSFLNILKNKNIKFQMNADVHKLSDIDLGYQNTLELIRRLGIKELWIRENEEWKAKSI
- a CDS encoding flavin reductase family protein, with translation MEEQIIKNGKLQWEPGTMVYPIPAVMLSCGDHKDNYNIITIAWTGTLNTNPPMLYASIRKNRHSHEIVSRTKEFVINLTNKDLAFQTDWCGVKSGKDYDKFKSMKLTPRKGEKVNAPIIVESPVNIECKVTEIRELGTHDMFVAEVVNIQADEKYLDKRSGSFELFRANPLVYSHGHYYELGDHLGKFGFSVMSEKAKKKQPQVNYNRRK
- the yidC gene encoding membrane protein insertase YidC, producing MDRNSIIGLVLIFAIFFGFSWWNAPSEEEKLAYQNRMDSIALVKTELRYQDSINRVQYNQENQINPTQLEDTQVIDNGVVQEQLQQKFGAFANSSVGENQIINVENEVMKLDFQSLGGRVRQAELINYQTNDSLPLVLFKGDTATFGFVFSAANRLIHTQDHNFQAFIDGRPYQGQKVEVSGDDSVTISMRLFPDANQGYNQHQYIEYAYTIYGNKYMYSFNVRMKNMETLVDSRSGYIDFNWSANVRNQEKIVDRFNGSAIYYKYFQDDVDWLSDNEEEAEKLASKVKWVSFKQRFFSLSIIADKAFMNGEINQYYMPSNDPKYEMTMSTVLGIPVSNTRDMDFGMQIYMGPNEFKRLKSFDLELEKQIPIGWSFFLLAWINEYIVINVFDWLGHWGWNYGIVILVLTLLLKLVLFPIAYKTYTSSAKMRVLKPEIDEINEKFKDKDAVKKQQATMDLYKKAGVNPLAGCVPMLLQMPILFAIFRFFPSSIELRQKSFLWAHDLSSYDSILDLPFEIPFYGDHVSLFTLLMTISTLIYTKVNNDMMGTGSNQMPGMKTMMYMMPIMFLGMFNSYASGLSYYYFLANMFTFLQMYLIRMTINEDKIHAQLQANKKKPVKKSKFQQKMEDMAKQRGLDPKQMKKK